From one Nonomuraea polychroma genomic stretch:
- a CDS encoding glycoside hydrolase family 12 protein: protein MNPVLGRVGISSKRFDAPDSTSGARHLRTTAEREIMLRMLRLFVSAFMLVPLIGVLAQPAQAAVWYSSDRWGTWTNGGYTLYNNIWGSGAGPQTIWANSYSNWGVWANHPNTGGVKSYPNATKNVNRRLSALGSVTSSFNVSVPNGGAYTSAYDIWCDGHTYEIMLWMNKYGPVGPIGSWQTGASVGGHNWDVYRGSNGSNQVFSFVRQGNVNSGTVDIKAILNWLRARNWFGDVTLGDVQFGYEITSSSGGMDFRTNSFSVSAG, encoded by the coding sequence TTGAACCCGGTCCTCGGCCGCGTCGGAATTTCGTCGAAGCGCTTCGATGCCCCGGATTCGACAAGTGGTGCCCGCCATCTGCGGACAACAGCGGAAAGGGAGATCATGCTCAGGATGCTCCGCCTCTTCGTCTCGGCATTCATGCTCGTCCCGCTCATCGGGGTGCTCGCTCAGCCGGCCCAGGCCGCCGTCTGGTATTCGTCGGACCGGTGGGGCACCTGGACCAACGGCGGCTATACCCTTTACAACAACATCTGGGGCAGCGGTGCCGGTCCACAGACAATCTGGGCCAATTCGTACAGTAACTGGGGTGTCTGGGCAAACCACCCCAACACTGGTGGCGTCAAGTCCTACCCCAACGCCACGAAGAACGTCAACCGGCGGCTGAGTGCCCTCGGCAGCGTGACCAGCAGCTTCAACGTCAGCGTGCCGAACGGCGGCGCCTACACGAGCGCGTACGACATCTGGTGCGATGGCCACACCTACGAGATCATGCTCTGGATGAACAAGTACGGCCCGGTGGGCCCGATCGGGTCGTGGCAGACCGGCGCGTCGGTGGGCGGCCACAACTGGGACGTCTACCGCGGCTCCAACGGGTCCAACCAGGTGTTCTCCTTCGTGCGGCAGGGCAACGTCAACTCCGGGACCGTGGACATCAAGGCAATCCTGAATTGGCTCCGGGCCAGGAACTGGTTCGGTGACGTGACGCTCGGCGACGTCCAGTTCGGCTACGAGATCACCTCGTCCAGTGGCGGGATGGACTTCCGTACCAACAGCTTCTCGGTGTCGGCCGGCTGA
- a CDS encoding nitroreductase family deazaflavin-dependent oxidoreductase → MSELDDSPTAWVARHIREYAESDGERGHRKWGVNTLLFTVRGRATGKLRRTALIYGTDGPGRYVVVGSNGGLATHPAWYLNLLANPQVGVQVGPESLPARAAEATGADRERLWRMMAELWPQYDAYQDKLDRRIPVTVLERTSA, encoded by the coding sequence ATGAGCGAGTTGGACGACAGCCCGACCGCATGGGTGGCTCGCCACATCCGGGAGTACGCGGAGTCGGACGGCGAACGTGGGCATCGCAAGTGGGGCGTGAACACGCTCCTGTTCACCGTACGGGGGCGGGCGACCGGCAAGCTCCGCCGTACAGCGTTGATCTACGGCACGGACGGACCGGGCAGGTACGTCGTGGTGGGGTCCAACGGCGGCCTGGCCACGCATCCGGCCTGGTATCTCAACCTGCTCGCCAATCCGCAGGTCGGCGTACAGGTCGGCCCGGAGAGCTTGCCCGCGCGGGCGGCGGAGGCCACCGGCGCCGACAGAGAGCGGCTGTGGCGGATGATGGCGGAGCTGTGGCCGCAATATGACGCATATCAGGACAAGCTCGACCGCCGGATTCCGGTGACCGTCCTGGAGAGAACGAGTGCCTAG
- a CDS encoding sensor histidine kinase: MDLLLALAVAVAGQVESFGRQGLEPGQIRHPVPLAVGAVVAGALLVVRRRFPAGALLVLVAVGVGVRVVTDGLYYPAWHFYSTLILVHTVASAAELRSRRGAAGLACVLLAYLFLQTFQDNDLAEVMIGAIFIGVAYVSGILLRRQIDETLRLARQAARLEAEREERARHAVAGERARIARELHDIVSHNVSLMTLQAGGVRTMLAEEARRERELLLGVERAGREAVEELRLMLGMLRDPGGTGVQLPSAGLDQLGTLVAPVKDTGVAVNVSVEGRPRPLPPGLDLSAYRVVQEALTNALKHARASRIDVTVSYSPGVLILEVVDDGTGDGGGQSGGHGLIGMRERVAMFGGELSAGPAPGGRGYRLQARFPLG; the protein is encoded by the coding sequence ATGGACCTTCTGCTCGCTCTCGCCGTGGCGGTGGCCGGGCAGGTCGAGTCGTTCGGGCGGCAAGGGCTGGAGCCGGGCCAGATCCGCCACCCCGTGCCGCTCGCCGTAGGCGCCGTCGTCGCCGGGGCGCTACTGGTCGTGCGCCGCAGATTCCCGGCGGGTGCGCTGCTGGTGCTGGTGGCGGTCGGCGTAGGCGTACGGGTGGTCACCGATGGCCTGTACTACCCCGCCTGGCACTTCTACTCCACCCTCATCCTCGTGCACACCGTAGCCAGCGCGGCGGAGCTGCGGAGCCGCCGGGGTGCGGCAGGACTCGCCTGCGTGCTGCTCGCCTACCTCTTCCTGCAGACCTTCCAGGACAACGACCTGGCCGAGGTGATGATCGGCGCCATCTTCATCGGGGTCGCGTATGTCAGCGGCATCCTGCTTCGCCGCCAGATCGACGAGACGCTGCGCCTGGCGAGGCAGGCCGCCCGGCTGGAGGCCGAGCGCGAGGAGCGCGCCAGGCACGCCGTGGCCGGGGAGCGCGCCAGGATCGCCCGCGAACTGCACGACATCGTCTCGCACAACGTCAGCCTGATGACCCTGCAGGCGGGTGGGGTGCGGACCATGCTGGCCGAGGAGGCGCGGCGCGAGCGCGAACTGCTGCTCGGCGTCGAGCGGGCCGGCCGCGAGGCCGTGGAAGAACTGCGGCTCATGCTCGGCATGTTGCGCGATCCCGGCGGGACGGGCGTCCAGCTGCCATCCGCCGGGCTGGACCAACTGGGCACGCTGGTCGCGCCGGTCAAGGACACGGGCGTGGCGGTCAACGTAAGCGTGGAGGGCCGGCCGCGACCGCTGCCGCCGGGGCTCGATCTGTCGGCGTACCGGGTGGTCCAGGAGGCACTGACGAACGCGCTCAAGCACGCCCGCGCGAGCCGCATCGATGTCACGGTCAGCTACTCGCCCGGCGTGCTGATTCTCGAGGTGGTCGATGACGGCACGGGCGATGGCGGCGGCCAGAGTGGCGGGCATGGCTTGATCGGGATGCGCGAGCGGGTGGCGATGTTCGGCGGCGAACTGAGCGCAGGGCCCGCGCCGGGCGGGCGCGGCTACCGTCTGCAAGCGAGGTTTCCGCTCGGCTGA
- a CDS encoding VOC family protein — protein sequence MVAYRRAVVTGSFRLGLRVADVKAAGDFYRGLGFDEVGRVPDADGRPVFVILERGEARLLVDALQGMPFPDTEREQRIQRGPRGLGAAIGLHVDDLEAVYAYCLSNGCEITCEPMKEAWGDRIFECLDPFGYLWEFFNPSQDQELAAGLAATRDAWFGERA from the coding sequence ATGGTCGCGTACCGGAGAGCAGTGGTGACAGGATCATTTCGGCTAGGTCTGCGCGTTGCCGACGTCAAGGCGGCCGGGGATTTCTACCGAGGACTTGGCTTCGACGAGGTAGGCAGGGTGCCCGACGCGGATGGACGGCCGGTGTTCGTCATCCTGGAGCGCGGTGAGGCGCGGCTGCTTGTCGACGCGCTGCAGGGCATGCCGTTTCCCGACACGGAGCGTGAACAACGGATCCAGCGAGGCCCGCGGGGCCTGGGAGCGGCGATCGGCCTGCACGTGGACGATCTCGAGGCCGTCTACGCCTATTGCCTCAGCAACGGCTGCGAGATCACCTGCGAGCCGATGAAGGAGGCGTGGGGAGACCGGATTTTCGAATGCCTTGATCCGTTCGGGTATCTGTGGGAGTTCTTCAACCCCAGCCAAGACCAGGAGCTCGCGGCCGGTCTTGCGGCGACCCGGGACGCCTGGTTCGGGGAGAGGGCATGA
- a CDS encoding GNAT family N-acetyltransferase encodes MTALLDDDLARASVEAGVELTEYFLTDQAKWVWRYRINQLASDPGSAGWLTRAVVAEPEGVVVGYAGFHGPPDETGMVEIGYSVAPGYRRQGYARTMLTELMRRAAAESGVTTARVTISPENTASLSTISGFGFVEVGEQWDEVDGLELIFEVPV; translated from the coding sequence ATGACCGCCTTGCTAGACGACGATCTTGCCCGGGCCAGTGTCGAGGCAGGAGTCGAGCTCACGGAGTACTTCCTCACCGATCAGGCGAAGTGGGTCTGGCGGTATCGGATCAATCAGCTGGCCTCGGATCCGGGTAGCGCGGGGTGGCTCACCCGGGCCGTAGTGGCCGAGCCCGAAGGCGTCGTGGTGGGGTATGCCGGGTTCCACGGGCCGCCGGACGAGACGGGCATGGTGGAGATCGGTTATTCGGTGGCTCCCGGCTATCGTCGTCAGGGGTACGCCAGGACGATGTTGACCGAGTTGATGCGTCGGGCCGCAGCCGAATCGGGAGTCACGACTGCACGGGTGACGATCAGCCCCGAGAACACCGCGTCCCTGTCCACGATCTCCGGATTCGGCTTCGTTGAGGTCGGAGAGCAGTGGGACGAGGTGGACGGCCTCGAGCTCATATTTGAAGTGCCGGTCTGA
- a CDS encoding response regulator, giving the protein MTIRVVIADDHAMIRAGLRLVAENADGIEVVGEAADGSEAIAVTRRERPDVLLLDLAMPVADGLEAARTLLAEPAPPRIVMLTTFGSDENLHQALRTGVNGFLLKSSPPEHLVEAIRVAAAGDGLIDPAVTMRLIASFAARPVLVPPPELDTLTEREREVLLLLARGLSNREIAAEAGVGEATVRSHVAQILRKLGLRDRVQAVVLAYESGIVRPGEA; this is encoded by the coding sequence ATGACGATCAGGGTGGTCATCGCCGACGACCACGCCATGATCAGAGCGGGCTTGCGGCTGGTCGCGGAGAACGCGGACGGCATCGAGGTGGTCGGTGAGGCGGCTGACGGGAGCGAGGCCATCGCCGTCACCCGGCGCGAGCGTCCGGACGTGCTGCTGCTTGACCTGGCGATGCCGGTCGCCGACGGTTTGGAGGCCGCCCGTACGCTGCTCGCCGAGCCTGCGCCGCCCAGGATCGTGATGCTGACGACGTTCGGCAGCGACGAGAACCTGCACCAGGCGCTGCGTACTGGCGTCAACGGGTTCCTGCTGAAGAGCTCGCCGCCCGAGCATCTCGTTGAGGCGATACGGGTCGCGGCGGCCGGCGACGGCCTCATCGATCCTGCCGTGACCATGCGGCTGATCGCTTCCTTCGCCGCGCGGCCAGTGCTGGTTCCGCCGCCGGAGCTGGACACCCTCACCGAGCGCGAGCGCGAGGTGCTGCTCCTGCTGGCGCGTGGGCTGTCCAACCGGGAGATCGCCGCCGAGGCCGGTGTCGGGGAGGCCACGGTCCGCAGCCATGTCGCCCAGATCCTGCGCAAGCTGGGCCTGCGCGATCGTGTGCAGGCGGTGGTTCTGGCGTACGAGTCCGGCATCGTACGCCCTGGCGAGGCGTGA
- a CDS encoding NAD(P)H-binding protein, whose product MTTLVTGARGGVATKLISLLRQRGLPVRPASSRPSDPSIAICDLTDPATFPAVLAGVSSIFLYAESSHIDAFVKEAVTAGAEHIVLLSSSAVLAPDAETNPLAKSHVDVEHALTAAPVRTTLLRPGSFAGNALAWSWPIKAGTPVSLPYPGSHNDPIHEADLAEAAAAVLTDPALSGRAYTLTGPESITFAEQIDILGRVTSQDIAIRNVTHEEWKAEMADHVPGPIADALLDWWRSNDGVPAEITTDLERLIGRPGRTFTAWAQEHTAAFTR is encoded by the coding sequence ATGACCACCCTTGTTACCGGCGCTCGTGGCGGTGTGGCCACCAAGCTCATCTCCCTCCTCCGCCAGCGCGGCCTGCCCGTTCGCCCCGCCTCGAGCCGTCCGAGCGATCCCTCGATCGCCATCTGCGACCTCACCGACCCGGCCACCTTCCCCGCCGTCCTGGCGGGCGTCAGCTCGATCTTCCTGTACGCGGAGTCGTCGCACATCGACGCCTTCGTCAAGGAGGCCGTCACCGCCGGGGCGGAGCACATCGTGTTGCTCTCGTCGTCCGCAGTGCTCGCCCCGGACGCCGAGACAAACCCGCTGGCCAAGTCTCATGTAGACGTCGAACATGCCCTGACCGCCGCCCCCGTCCGGACCACGCTGCTGCGTCCTGGTTCTTTCGCCGGTAACGCCCTGGCCTGGTCCTGGCCCATCAAGGCCGGCACCCCGGTGAGCCTGCCGTACCCGGGATCGCACAACGATCCCATCCACGAGGCCGACCTCGCCGAGGCGGCCGCCGCCGTCCTGACCGACCCCGCCCTGAGCGGCCGCGCGTACACGCTGACCGGCCCCGAGTCGATCACATTCGCCGAACAGATCGACATCCTCGGCCGCGTCACCAGCCAGGACATCGCCATCCGGAACGTCACCCACGAGGAGTGGAAAGCGGAGATGGCCGACCACGTGCCCGGGCCCATCGCCGACGCGCTGCTGGACTGGTGGCGGTCGAACGACGGTGTTCCGGCCGAGATCACCACGGACCTCGAGCGGCTGATCGGACGGCCCGGCCGCACGTTCACCGCCTGGGCACAGGAACACACGGCCGCCTTCACACGCTGA
- a CDS encoding VOC family protein, translating into MTGGPARFGGRDDVVLVVVLDCADLDRSAAFWCGALGYSAESSVTGRYRRLLPAGGNGVELLLQRVPEPKVTKNRVHLDLRVPDLEAEVARLVALGGRRITDSPVEEDGWTWYVLTDPDDNEFCVLQPSEKLAGH; encoded by the coding sequence ATGACTGGTGGGCCGGCTCGTTTTGGCGGGCGAGATGATGTTGTCCTGGTGGTAGTCCTGGACTGCGCCGATCTGGACCGGTCCGCGGCGTTCTGGTGCGGGGCACTTGGTTACAGCGCTGAGTCCAGCGTGACGGGGCGTTATCGGCGACTGCTACCCGCTGGAGGGAACGGCGTCGAACTGCTGTTGCAGCGGGTTCCGGAGCCGAAGGTGACCAAGAACCGGGTGCATTTAGATCTGCGCGTGCCAGACCTGGAGGCGGAGGTGGCCAGGCTGGTGGCCTTGGGCGGGCGGCGCATCACCGACAGTCCCGTCGAGGAAGACGGCTGGACTTGGTATGTGCTCACCGATCCCGACGACAACGAGTTCTGTGTGTTGCAGCCATCAGAGAAGCTCGCCGGGCATTGA
- a CDS encoding tetratricopeptide repeat protein, with translation MATALAAMINLATGTVQVQQPWWAPLVWALTVLLIVGAIIVEWRERRSQAGQAHELNQVTDWLARQVREQWEHEAVLRRLAEPMPLQVRWRSTRRPVVADRHLVLDGPAEADWESLPLHGQAEEITQAFLGLPHERLVVLGEPGAGKSVLAVLLTLGLLRHRQALPPGEQERVPVPVLVPIASWNPQVEHLQAFLARRLSEDYPRLRQLGEGAASLAAALIADRRLLAILDGLDELPEHQHQRAVSQLNGYAGLGRGLVVTCRSREYEQAVGKAGMELARAAVVELQPVTVEQAIEFLSQPARARPRWQPVFDHLRAHPDGALAVVLSTPLMTTLARAAYADPAANPGELVTLNRVSAIRATLIDGFVAGAYQLDRWEPLHGRRLRGYPPERAGRWLACLAFQLTEAGRVDWWWWQMPAGLLMVRPYHAAAMIVVGAILLGAGLAMAAGLSVAAAATVLVAVNVADLWRPLWPTGYPPSYRSASRRRVRLLRMVFAATGPMMAGLLLSVPLFGLAVGLITAGLVAALPIRWSRHSVSGAQPGRAWSGSRRTPTTRRRAGPRATVRANHRAAAGAAIRHAVPAALIVTLAATIHPLAPDVRAAALVTMLVSGANAGLASGWRTWIRYRTIHLSLAARGLLPWRLWRFLEDAHLRGVLRQVGGAWQFRHVLLQTHLATAIGADHLRARAHAGDEDADARLIDLLAEQGRTEELRARADAGDGRAAGWLAGLLAGQGRMDEAIALLRPHADGGSHPAAERLVALLAGQGRMDEALAVLAARADAGDYFVADQLVDLLAEHGRVDELRARADAGDGWAAVRLAGLLAEQGRTDEAIAVLTARADAGDVHAVVRLARLAGHGRLDEAIAFLRPHADAGHYFAGEGLASLLAEHGRVHELRARADAGDLCAALHLAGLLAGQGRVDEAIALLRPHADAGALDAEIRLASLLAERGRVDELRSRADAGDGWAAVRLADVLAGQGRTDEAIALLIRPADAGDYFVADRLVDLLAEQGRVDELRARADAGEFRAGQLRAAERLADLLAEQGRVDELRARADAEDRWAAGRLAGLLAGQGRVDEAIALLRPHADAGDWEAVEQLVSLLCGQGRADEAIALLIAQAGIDGLRAAKRLTELLTEQGLVDE, from the coding sequence GTGGCGACCGCCCTGGCGGCGATGATCAATTTGGCCACCGGGACCGTTCAGGTCCAGCAGCCCTGGTGGGCGCCTTTGGTGTGGGCGCTGACTGTGCTCCTGATCGTGGGCGCCATCATCGTCGAGTGGCGTGAGCGGCGCAGCCAGGCCGGCCAGGCCCATGAGCTGAACCAGGTCACGGACTGGCTGGCCAGGCAGGTGCGTGAGCAATGGGAGCACGAGGCGGTACTGCGCCGCCTGGCCGAGCCGATGCCTTTGCAGGTGCGCTGGCGCTCTACACGCCGGCCGGTGGTCGCCGACCGTCACCTGGTGCTCGACGGCCCGGCCGAAGCCGACTGGGAGTCATTGCCGCTGCATGGTCAGGCGGAGGAGATCACCCAGGCATTTCTGGGTTTGCCCCATGAGCGGCTGGTGGTGCTGGGCGAGCCGGGCGCGGGTAAGAGCGTCCTGGCGGTGCTACTCACCTTGGGCCTGCTGCGGCACCGTCAGGCCCTTCCACCAGGGGAACAAGAGCGGGTGCCGGTGCCGGTGCTGGTGCCGATCGCCTCCTGGAATCCCCAGGTCGAGCACCTGCAGGCCTTCCTGGCTCGTCGCCTGAGTGAGGACTATCCGCGTCTGCGGCAACTCGGCGAGGGGGCGGCTAGCCTGGCCGCGGCGCTGATCGCCGACCGGCGGCTGCTGGCGATTTTGGATGGGCTGGATGAACTGCCCGAGCATCAGCACCAGCGGGCGGTAAGCCAGCTCAACGGTTACGCCGGCCTGGGCCGTGGGCTGGTGGTGACCTGCCGCAGTCGCGAGTATGAGCAAGCCGTCGGCAAAGCTGGGATGGAGCTGGCCAGGGCCGCGGTGGTGGAGCTGCAGCCGGTCACCGTCGAGCAGGCCATCGAGTTTCTCTCGCAGCCGGCCCGTGCCCGGCCCCGCTGGCAGCCCGTTTTCGACCACTTGCGTGCCCACCCTGACGGGGCTCTGGCAGTGGTGCTGTCCACCCCGTTGATGACCACACTCGCGCGGGCCGCCTACGCCGATCCCGCCGCTAATCCTGGCGAGCTCGTGACCCTTAACCGTGTCTCGGCCATTAGGGCCACCCTGATCGATGGCTTCGTCGCGGGCGCGTACCAGCTAGATCGATGGGAACCGCTACATGGGCGGCGGTTGCGCGGCTACCCACCGGAGCGAGCCGGTCGCTGGCTGGCCTGTCTCGCTTTCCAGCTGACCGAGGCGGGCCGGGTGGACTGGTGGTGGTGGCAGATGCCTGCCGGCCTGCTGATGGTGCGTCCGTATCACGCAGCGGCCATGATCGTGGTGGGGGCGATCCTCCTCGGGGCGGGCCTTGCCATGGCGGCCGGCCTGTCTGTCGCGGCGGCGGCCACGGTGCTGGTGGCGGTCAATGTGGCGGACCTGTGGCGACCGCTATGGCCCACGGGCTATCCACCCTCCTACCGCTCGGCGTCCCGACGCCGGGTGCGCCTGCTGCGGATGGTCTTCGCCGCGACCGGGCCCATGATGGCGGGGCTGCTGCTGTCCGTGCCGCTTTTCGGCCTGGCGGTGGGCCTGATCACTGCGGGTCTAGTGGCCGCGCTACCGATCCGGTGGAGCCGCCACAGCGTGAGCGGAGCCCAACCGGGCCGAGCCTGGTCCGGCAGCCGACGGACGCCGACGACACGCCGCCGAGCTGGCCCGCGCGCCACGGTGCGCGCCAACCATCGCGCGGCGGCAGGTGCCGCCATCCGGCACGCCGTGCCCGCCGCACTCATAGTCACCCTGGCCGCGACTATCCATCCACTAGCGCCCGATGTACGTGCGGCCGCACTCGTCACGATGCTGGTGTCTGGCGCCAATGCCGGTCTGGCCTCTGGGTGGCGTACCTGGATCCGGTATCGGACAATCCACTTGTCGCTCGCCGCGCGTGGCCTGCTGCCTTGGAGGTTGTGGCGCTTCCTTGAGGATGCGCATCTGCGTGGCGTGCTGCGCCAAGTTGGAGGCGCCTGGCAATTTCGCCACGTCCTTCTCCAAACCCATCTGGCCACCGCCATCGGCGCAGACCATCTCCGCGCTCGTGCCCATGCCGGCGACGAAGACGCGGACGCACGGTTGATCGACCTGCTCGCCGAGCAGGGCCGGACGGAAGAGCTACGCGCTCGTGCCGATGCCGGAGACGGGCGGGCCGCAGGGTGGCTGGCGGGCCTGCTCGCTGGGCAGGGTCGGATGGATGAGGCCATCGCCTTGCTACGCCCTCATGCCGATGGGGGAAGCCATCCTGCTGCGGAGCGGTTGGTGGCCCTGCTCGCTGGGCAGGGCCGGATGGATGAGGCCCTGGCGGTGCTGGCCGCTCGTGCCGATGCCGGAGACTATTTCGTCGCCGATCAGTTGGTGGACCTGCTCGCGGAGCATGGCCGGGTTGATGAGCTACGCGCTCGTGCCGATGCCGGGGACGGGTGGGCCGCCGTACGGCTGGCGGGCCTGCTCGCCGAGCAGGGCCGGACCGATGAGGCCATCGCAGTGCTGACCGCTCGTGCCGATGCCGGAGACGTTCATGCCGTCGTACGCCTGGCGCGCCTGGCCGGGCATGGCCGACTGGATGAGGCCATCGCCTTTCTACGCCCTCATGCCGACGCCGGACACTATTTTGCCGGCGAGGGCCTGGCGAGTCTGCTCGCGGAGCATGGGCGGGTGCATGAGCTGCGCGCTCGTGCCGATGCCGGAGACCTATGTGCTGCCCTACACCTGGCGGGTCTGCTCGCCGGGCAGGGGCGGGTGGATGAGGCCATCGCCTTGCTACGCCCTCATGCCGATGCCGGAGCTTTGGACGCCGAAATAAGACTGGCGAGTCTGCTCGCCGAGCGTGGGCGAGTGGATGAGCTGCGCTCTCGTGCCGATGCCGGAGACGGGTGGGCCGCCGTACGGCTGGCGGACGTGCTCGCCGGGCAGGGCCGGACGGATGAGGCCATCGCGCTCCTGATCCGCCCTGCTGATGCCGGAGACTATTTCGTCGCCGATCGGTTGGTGGACCTGCTCGCCGAGCAGGGCCGGGTTGATGAGCTACGCGCTCGCGCCGACGCCGGGGAGTTTCGGGCTGGGCAGCTGAGGGCGGCTGAGCGCCTGGCGGATCTGCTCGCCGAGCAGGGCCGAGTCGATGAGCTACGAGCGCGTGCCGATGCCGAAGATAGGTGGGCCGCTGGGCGGCTGGCGGGCCTGCTCGCCGGGCAGGGGCGGGTGGACGAGGCCATCGCCTTGCTACGCCCTCATGCCGATGCCGGAGACTGGGAGGCCGTCGAGCAGTTGGTGAGCCTGCTCTGTGGGCAGGGCCGAGCTGACGAGGCCATCGCGCTGCTGATCGCTCAGGCCGGTATTGATGGCCTACGAGCCGCCAAGCGATTGACAGAACTGCTCACTGAACAGGGCCTGGTGGATGAGTGA
- a CDS encoding leucine-rich repeat domain-containing protein encodes MRPKLATTSEARAWQAVRELARHPAPAGQARTALTLAGQFAAKLTSPHTDKLLKLWPESTDPEVFAELVLAPAFVREGRTELTLIKVASVPGLRHLTALRSLRFERCRNLSDLSELAGLTGLTELDMSGCVSVADVGPLAGLTALSSLDLQGCFLVSDISPLMRLHELRTLSLMGTSVASLDGIAEGMPRLEDLNLQSCRSLRDIAPLSGLQHLTALWLSGSPNLNGLDGLGHHPHLTSLGAPTCPLTDLGALSRLPALTEITIFKRNRLTSLNGLEGHPSIREVHLVETERLKDYSALAAMPVLRELSLHRLHHLADLSAFSGLAHLERLIIHQGQRLRSLGAIELPALRSLSLYDCESLTDLGDLSGLPALSKVLIQGCPKLPATTAADLMASGIEAHQR; translated from the coding sequence TTGCGGCCCAAGTTAGCGACAACGTCGGAAGCGCGGGCATGGCAAGCCGTACGAGAGCTGGCCCGGCATCCGGCGCCCGCCGGTCAGGCGCGTACGGCGCTGACTCTGGCCGGCCAGTTCGCGGCCAAGCTGACCTCGCCGCACACCGACAAGCTGCTGAAGCTGTGGCCGGAGTCGACCGATCCCGAGGTATTCGCGGAGTTGGTGCTGGCGCCCGCGTTCGTGCGGGAAGGGCGTACTGAGCTGACGTTGATCAAGGTCGCTTCGGTCCCGGGCCTGCGCCACTTGACCGCTCTGCGCTCCCTGCGCTTCGAACGCTGCCGGAACCTGTCCGACCTCTCCGAGCTCGCCGGGCTGACTGGCCTGACGGAACTCGACATGAGCGGCTGCGTGTCGGTCGCCGACGTGGGGCCGCTGGCCGGTTTGACCGCGTTGAGCAGCCTCGACCTGCAAGGCTGCTTCCTGGTGTCGGACATCTCCCCGCTGATGAGGCTGCACGAGCTGCGTACCCTGAGCCTCATGGGAACCTCGGTGGCGAGCCTCGACGGCATCGCGGAGGGCATGCCCCGGCTGGAGGACCTCAACCTGCAGTCCTGCCGCTCTCTCCGGGACATCGCGCCCTTGTCGGGCCTGCAGCATCTGACCGCGTTGTGGCTCAGCGGCAGCCCGAACTTGAACGGTCTCGACGGCTTGGGCCACCACCCGCATTTGACCTCGCTCGGCGCACCGACGTGCCCGCTCACCGATCTGGGCGCGCTGTCCCGCCTGCCGGCGCTAACCGAGATCACCATCTTCAAGCGTAACCGGCTCACCTCGCTGAACGGGCTCGAAGGGCATCCGTCGATCAGAGAGGTCCATCTGGTCGAGACCGAACGTCTTAAGGACTATTCCGCCCTGGCCGCCATGCCCGTCCTTCGCGAGCTGAGCCTCCACCGGCTGCATCACCTGGCCGATTTGTCCGCCTTCAGCGGCCTGGCACACCTGGAGCGGCTCATTATCCACCAGGGCCAGCGGCTGCGCAGCCTGGGCGCAATCGAGCTTCCGGCGCTGCGCTCCTTGAGCCTGTACGACTGCGAGTCCCTGACGGATCTCGGCGACTTGTCTGGACTGCCGGCGCTGTCCAAGGTCTTGATCCAGGGCTGTCCGAAGCTACCCGCCACCACAGCCGCCGACCTCATGGCCTCGGGCATCGAGGCGCACCAGCGCTGA
- a CDS encoding MarR family winged helix-turn-helix transcriptional regulator, which produces MDESQRHYAAYVLFNQALADHLRIHSTDLQCVALLDLESGPVSTGDIARLTGLTPGSATRLVDRLEKAGLVVRHPDPADRRRALVSLAPSARERVSVAWDLPSKAFAEVLERYGDAELDVIADYLHRAAEVGRAQADRLAKENRGNGAAVVTEGD; this is translated from the coding sequence ATGGACGAGAGTCAGCGGCACTATGCGGCGTACGTGCTGTTCAATCAGGCATTGGCCGACCATCTGCGGATTCACTCCACCGACCTGCAGTGCGTGGCGCTGCTGGATCTGGAGTCAGGGCCGGTGAGTACCGGTGACATCGCGCGACTGACGGGCTTGACGCCCGGCTCCGCCACACGCCTGGTGGATCGGCTGGAGAAGGCGGGTCTGGTGGTACGACACCCGGACCCTGCCGATCGCAGGCGGGCCCTGGTCTCTTTGGCGCCCTCGGCGCGGGAGAGGGTCAGCGTGGCCTGGGACCTGCCAAGTAAGGCTTTCGCGGAGGTGCTGGAGAGGTACGGGGACGCGGAGCTGGACGTGATCGCCGACTACCTGCATCGAGCTGCCGAAGTGGGCCGCGCCCAGGCCGATCGCCTCGCCAAGGAAAACCGAGGGAACGGCGCCGCCGTCGTCACTGAGGGAGACTGA